A single window of Culicoides brevitarsis isolate CSIRO-B50_1 chromosome 3, AGI_CSIRO_Cbre_v1, whole genome shotgun sequence DNA harbors:
- the LOC134833267 gene encoding large ribosomal subunit protein uL3m, whose product MSSAITNQLQLHTRQCLKLMKSLQITITRNTIYHQRPRKRNPVWFVKETTAKHDDYLTRENKEFVQSKVHEKFGNPIIKHGIQTYESPVSSMVNIAELPKAEWTPQSQRTGVIARKIGISPIWMKDGTKMMSTLLQVVDNHVIKYTPPEQHDSPRKRLIKNPNRLGCLLVGALSADPTTLTKQYCGLFEEAGVMPKSVLRRFMITPDAALPPGTPLNVTHYRIGDVVDVRGLTIDRGFQGVMKKHGFKGMPYTHGQTKTHRRPGNIGGGGEKGRVWPGTKLPGWMGNRWRVLKGLKIWRINTKYNVMWVSGQNVPGAVNSLVYIYDTILPTRKPETAPPFPTAPEVDELSEEFVDENMHDFRDPTIFFTETK is encoded by the exons ATGAGTAGTGCAATCACAAACCAACTGCAATTGCACACACGGCAATGtctgaaattgatgaaaagttTACA AATTACCATTACGAGGAACACGATTTATCATCAAAGACCTCGCAAGAGAAATCCAGTGTGGTTTGTCAAGGAAACTACTGCT aaACACGATGATTATTTAACTAGAGAAAATAAGGAGTTTGTTCAAAGCAaagtacatgaaaaatttggtaaTCCCATCATCAAGCATGGTATTCAAACGTACGAATCACCTGTTAGTTCCATGGTTAACATTGCCGAATTGCCAAAAGCTGAGTGGACACCACAGTCGCAAAGAACCGGCGTGATTGCAAGAAAAATTGGTATAAGTCCGATATGGATGAAGGATGGGACAAAAATGATGAGTACATTGTTGCAAGTTGTTGATAACCACGTCATAAAATACACACCTCCAGAGCAGCATGATTCTCCACGAAAGCGTCTTATCAAGAATCCAAACAGGTTGGGGTGCCTGTTAGTCGGTGCACTAAGTGCAGATCCGACCACCTTGACAAAACAATATTGTGGATTGTTTGAGGAAGCCGGTGTGATGCCCAAGTCAGTTTTACGTCGATTCATGATAACACCTGATGCGGCTTTGCCACCTGGAACCCCGTTAAATGTCACACATTATCGCATTGGAGATGTAGTTGATGTCCGAGGACTAACTATAGATCGTGGATTCCAGGGTGTCATGAAGAAACACGGTTTCAAAGGTATGCCATACACGCACGGCCAGACAAAGACGCATCGACGACCAGGAAACATCGGTGGAGGTGGTGAAAAAGGTCGTGTTTGGCCAGGAACTAAACTTCCTGGATGGATGGGAAATCGCTGGCGAGTGTTGAagggtttgaaaatttggcgAATCAATACGAAATACAATGTCATGTGGGTGTCAGGACAAAATGTTCCTGGAGCAGTCAACTCATTAGTGTACATATACGATACAATACTACCAACAAGAAAACCAGAAACTGCGCCTCCATTTCCTACAGCACCAGAAGTAGATGAATTGTCGGAAGAATTCGTGGATGAAAATATGCACGACTTTAGAGATCCCACTATTTTTTTCACCGAaacaaagtaa
- the LOC134834143 gene encoding uncharacterized protein LOC134834143 isoform X3, translating into MKSTKCDDANEYLKLLLNEAATVPVDDSPDYVLELPPFYDEQKFQRAQKMYATNRFACFTSMLVGLLGLLAVPSIFNVLVATKNSSNALRAYRRYMATIFHTVNWFRYDLKPSTECWKSLAKVRKIHFYSSTKTEKMGIGIISQKDMAFTQFAFMGFFVLKRRELGLIYDEYDLDAFCHFWRVLGYMLGIKDDFLFVRYNICKETFRETEDRLEAIRSQIYRPYIQKCTQDFITMTKDLIEGFWCFNPMLDYDSFMYFVKYLTGIEEYSYWSSTGSRNIKSLNWYSRLILYLLVTVHCVLLDFWIFRIFL; encoded by the exons ATGAAATCTACGAAATGCGATG ATGCAAATGAATACCTCAAACTACTTTTGAATGAGGCTGCAACAGTACCAGTAGACGATTCACCGGATTATGTATTGGAATTGCCTCCATTCTATGATGAGCAAAAATTCCAAAG GGCTCAAAAGATGTACGCCACTAATCGGTTTGCATGCTTTACTAGTATGCTCGTTGGATTACTAGGTCTTCTTGCGGTTCCATCTATCTTTAATGTGTTAGTTGCCACTAAAAATTCGTCCAATGCTCTAAGAGCTTATCGTCGTTACATGGCCACCATTTTTCATACTGTTAACTGGTTCAGATATGATTTAAAGCCAAGCACCGAATGTTGGAAATCTCTCGCtaaagttcgaaaaattcacttttattcaagtaccaaaacggaaaaaatggGAATCGGTATAATTTCGCAAAAAGATATGGCATTTACTCAATTTGCATTCATGGGGTTTTTTGTGCTAAAAAGAAGGGAGCTCGGATTAATATATGATGAATATGACCTTGATGCATTTTGTCACTTTTGGCGTGTATTAGGTTACATGTTAGGCATCAAAGATGA tTTTCTCTTTGTTAGGTATAACATTTGCAAAGAAACCTTTAGAGAAACGGAAGATCGTCTAGAGGCAATTCGAAGTCAAATTTATCGACCTTACATTCAAAAATGCACACAAGACTTTATCACCATGACAAAGGACCTCATCGAAGGATTTTGGTGTTTTAACCCCATGCTAGATTACGATTCTTTTATGTATTTTGTAAAGTATCTCACAGGTATCGAAGAGTACTCCTACTGGTCTAGTACAGGCTCAAGAAATATCAAAAGCTTGAATTGGTATAGcagattaattttatatttgttagTAACTGTTCACTGCGTTCTTCTTGATTTTTGGATCTTCCGGAT CTTTCTATAA
- the LOC134834142 gene encoding DDB1- and CUL4-associated factor 5, whose amino-acid sequence MNVHYYTEPLKMNKNTEKNLQFYLQNRQNGENRYNFRAKLFTERLNLAKNLHKRDLISHYGCVNAIEFSKEGQYLISGGDDRRVLFWNLDKALLNQGTPVQMKKQHESNIFCLAFDNSNSRIFSGGNDDTVILHDIESGELLDVFLHTKPVYGLSIDPVNDQIFATSGEDGRVLLFDLRASTEIMTVAKCRSAFHSVSYHPLDQNVLATANAKEGASLWDIRSPRMPSLRYGGDNATQSCMSVRFNSLGSQILALRRRLPPVLYDTRYTEPICQFYHIYYYNSCTMKSCSFGGEYDEYVLSGSDDFNLYVWKIGDTEMTNQWVDETHMVLYGHRSIVNQVRYNHQRCLIASSGVEKLIKVWTAFDLDGWNGGLTEEAQGAENPREVFTHEEYLSMNGQNMSHDYTTNPNTNEDPRMMAFFDYLVQQEIEGWGDTLSQSSDYSSDSDTGGSRFDSSQSSDSESLNNFATTSTRLTIKRTDKQSVQQRTRYRNRIAYLIATKRKKLKRLALKGSPRVLRRSAINKYKQINNKIGKKKRISHRTQPRKIASKRFRKNNLKRPLKDQTSDSETPKKSKKRRLLSLGSTSYRSFRRKVKTPLSSTSNTSTRAADKSDTSTTDIDEQHTTPNVLPQILEQQKLIDEELARARAEERKRILDVPSTSTGITSNGKNVMFRFNHHLPDSDDDLSSSEMNGSRTNNNCLTTDEETNLQNSSINDYVCSSRSNSRLSSSYQDEVSSSCPENDDKLDSTYQEDQQYQKTPVKRISNFANLSTPDSGFGCSSSGGSTQKCENENGFLEIDGSHGNSSNNHNQSLRFVQKLNRIKKNHREFEESDSD is encoded by the exons ATGAATGTACATTATTATACTGAGCcactaaaaatgaataaaaacacCGAAAAGaatcttcaattttatcttcaaaatCGCCAAAATGGAGAAAACAGATACAATTTTCGGGCTAAATTGTTCACAGAACGTCTTAATTTGGCCAAAAACTTGCATAAACGAGACTTAATTTCCCACTATGGATGTGTTAATGCAATCGAATTCTCCAAAGAAGGACAATATTTAATCTCAG GTGGTGATGATCGACGGGTCCTCTTTTGGAACCTGGATAAGGCTCTGTTAAATCAAGGAACGCCCGTTCAAATGAAAAAGCAACACGAAAGTAACATCTTTTGCCTTGCTTTCGACAACTCAAACAGCCGTATTTTTTCGGGTGGAAATGACGATACTGTTATTTTACACGACATCGAGAGTGGCGAATTGCTAGATGTTTTTCTTCACACGAAACCTGTCTATGGTCTTTCAATTGATCCCGTTAATGATCAGATCTTCGCGACGTCTGGCGAGGATGGACGCGTATTACTCTTTGATTTGCGTGCTAGTACTGAAATCATGACCGTGGCAAAATGTCGTTCGGCCTTTCATTCAGTATCGTATCACCCACTTGATCAGAATGTTCTCGCGACGGCAAACGCCAAGGAAGGTGCCTCTCTCTGGGATATCCGATCACCTCGAATGCCCAGTTTGCGATATGGTGGTGACAATGCGACGCAGAGTTGCATGAGTGTCCGTTTTAACTCTCTGGGAAGTCAAATTCTAGCACTGCGTCGTCGACTGCCGCCAGTCCTGTATGACACCAGATACACAGAACCAATTTGccaattttatcatatttattacTACAACTCCTGCACAATGAAGTCATGCTCGTTCGGTGGCGAATATGACGAATATGTTCTCTCAGGGTCAGATGACTTTAATCTCTATGTGTGGAAAATTGGTGACACAGAAATGACAAATCAATGGGTAGATGAGACTCACATGGTCCTCTATGGACACCGATCGATTGTCAATCAAGTTAGATACAACCATCAGCGATGTTTGATTGCTTCGTCAGGAGTGGAAAAGCTCATTAAAGTTTGGACAGCATTTGACCTGGATGGATGGAACGGAGGACTTACCGAGGAAGCACAAGGTGCTGAAAATCCAAGGGAAGTTTTTACACATGAGGAATATTTATCGATGAACGGCCAAAATATGTCTCACGACTACACAACTAACCCGAACACGAATGAGGACCCAAGAATGATGGCCTTTTTCGACTATCTAGTTCAACAAGAGATTGAGGGGTGGGGAGACACGTTGTCGCAAAGTAGCGATTACAGCTCTGATAGTGATACGGGAGGCTCCCGTTTTGATTCCAGTCAATCCTCAGACTCAGAATCTCTAAATAACTTTGCAACAACAAGTACTAGGCTCACTATTAAACGAACCGACAAGCAGTCCGTTCAGCAAAGAACGCGCTATAGAAATAGAATTGCTTATCTAATTGCCAccaagaggaaaaaactgaAACGTTTAGCATTAAAGGGATCTCCGAGAGTGCTGCGTCGCTCAGCTATCAATAAGTATAAACAAATCAATAACAAAATAGGGAAAAAGAAACGTATATCGCACCGAACTCAACCGCGAAAAATTGCTAGTAAAAGATTTAGGAAG AATAACCTAAAACGTCCACTGAAAGACCAGACAAGCGACTCGGAAACaccaaaaaagtcaaaaaaacgAAGACTACTAAGCTTAGGATCAACTTCGTATAGAAGCTTTCGACGAAAAGTGAAGACACCGCTATCATCCACTTCCAATACTAGTACTCGAGCCGcag ataAGTCAGATACAAGCACCACAGACATCGATGAACAGCACACTACTCCTAATGTATTGCCACAAATacttgaacaacaaaaattaattgatgaaGAATTGGCCCGTGCACGTGCCGAAGAACGAAAACGAATTCTAGATGTGCCAAGTACGAGCACTGGAATAACATCAAATGGCAAAAATGTTATGTTCCGTTTCAATCACCATTTGCCGGACTCTGATGACGACTTATCGAGCTCCGAAATGAATGGCAGTCGTACgaataataattgtttgacAACAGATGAAGAaactaatttacaaaattcttcTATCAATGATTACGTTTGTTCCAGTCGTTCCAATTCTCGTCTCTCAAGCAGCTACCAAGACGAAGTGTCATCAAGTTGTCcggaaaatgatgataaattagaTTCGACGTATCAAGAAGATCAGCAGTATCAGAAAACTCCCgttaaaagaatttcaaatttcgctAACCTGTCCACGCCAGATAGTGGCTTTGGTTGTAGCAGCTCTGGCGGCTCAACGCAAAAATGCGAAAACGAAAATGGCTTTTTGGAGATTGATGGTAGTCATGGCAATTCATCAAATAATCACAATCAATCTTTGCGGTTCGTTCAAAAGTTGAATCGCATTAAGAAAAATCATAGGGAATTCGAAGAATCTGATTCCGACTAA
- the LOC134834999 gene encoding protein wings apart-like gives MYKGKSNRSNVQIVPLDALLKEKENATSAKPTAIRSAGKLGKWGVTSFTSIRTAYSLGLQHQKDFKPPVSEQLSKSEEESDSVEAPKPRKFFKSRASIQTQSQTQQLPHSTNNQQQTAVVQHSDSTDTVVDTSTTAAAAKQHNKGEKKSKKLKPEIKPERAPERTSARNRNKCVNYNEDDAGSLSSVAKLTQDTTNGSLSKQESAPKQSIGENSSLSTVELNQQLPEQQPIEHPKIVLRISKGTARFVDTSTSEEETPLIEKIPISYPKKKLDVAKKHKKRKHSKMDTESMDQPPPDQVEELPVVDELEQKLAEIVHEPVDEQIDQLDVPKKRSLRTRITNAKKGEILPVEPVSAVEPTPIPIVVPNKMTNKRKTVTTPKKVSSTTKKSPEKPELATAVRATRATRKRRGASPDIETDDANVVPKSPERNVTPSVPEKKRHIDEKAVTISPSSKSRNKASVTCVSAEASLPKETTSTGPVQDEVAPPSVKLVISKKKGSIFKSRALVNETGNKRHVYKHKWEDDDKEKAADKSPEPATKKPLVTGNHSSVLDEFDDFDGPSTTEHNKISVTKSLAEEFGDDKDTQEPLKERKGSYMFVRNVKKAHQMQEIGEFQELDDDVEYILSALQKDNPMSTRCLSALQLASKCITPAFRMHVRAHGIVTKFFRSLRDAPSDPNLGLCTATVLFVLSQDTLHMDLDRDSLELMLNLLDVSKEKKCTGASLKQLQKNKEKVRELCEEIKSHGKAPHLNLDNITIGTLAVETLLSLTSKRAGEWFKEELRNLGGIDHIMKTVCDCCRAISDYVAKWTEDLLDKLRKIERCLRVLENVTQQNEENQKYIIKYNDGDAIDILVKFYKLCDTEISLYPTNETSAKDHPGCVIREALTPTLKVLINLTHPFNHKAEGSVCVGQLPGIFDTSLHLLLQSTNYVPENCVFEISFLVLLLLINLTTHSELNRALIMQAHAPTDFGSQFAKTPAMKALVEYFYKEEELATLAGKNTDAILDTPKEAAEKLKKSQEEMEETVTKLLQKAGNNMEHTMLASYVCILIGHLIMENNDYKNQIRHYLHDKSFSSLANILDKYYNFMKLTGSSESSVVEHIKSTKKILDYLKETD, from the exons ATGTATAAAGGTAAAAGTAATCGATCGAATGTGCAAATTGTACCGCTGGATGCGctcttaaaagaaaaagaaaacgcAACTTCGGCTAAACCTACTGCGATTAGATCGGCTGGAAAACTTGGCAAGTGGGGAGTGACGAGTTTTACATCGATCCGGACGGCATATAGTTTGGGGCTGCAACATCAGAAAGACTTTAAGCCACCAGTCAGCGAACAGTTGAGCAAATCAGAGGAGGAATCGGACTCCGTAGAAGCCCCTAAGCCacgaaagtttttcaaaagtagGGCGTCCATACAAACACAATCTCAAACACAACAATTGCCCCATTCGACAAACAACCAACAGCAGACAGCCGTAGTACAGCACAGCGACAGTACAGACACAGTAGTTGATACATCAACAACAGCCGCAGCAGCAAAACAACACAATAAAGGCGAAAAGAAAAGCAAGAAATTAAAGCCCGAAATCAAGCCAGAAAGGGCTCCGGAACGCACTTCTGCACGCAATAGAAACAAGTGTGTGAATTACAACGAGGATGACGCTGGTAGTTTGTCATCTGTGGCAAAATTGACTCAAGACACGACAAATGGAAGCTTGAGTAAACAAGAAAGCGCGCCTAAACAGAGCATAGGAGAAAATTCGTCGTTGTCGACAGTAGAGCTCAATCAACAGCTACCTGAGCAACAACCGATCGAGCATCCAAAAATAGTGTTGAGAATTTCTAAGGGAACCGCTCGCTTCGTGGACACGAGTACAAGTGAGGAAGAAACAcctttgatagaaaaaattccaatatcgtatccgaagaaaaaattggatgtagcaaaaaaacataaaaaaagaaaacattcaaaaatggATACTGAATCAATGGATCAACCTCCACCTGATCAAGTGGAAGAACTACCAGTGGTCGATGAGCTAGAGCAAAAACTGGCTGAAATTGTACATGAACCCGTAGACGAGCAAATAGATCAATTAGATGTCCCTAAAAAACGTTCTCTCCGTACTCGTATAACAAATGCGAAAAAGGGTGAAATCTTACCTGTGGAGCCCGTATCAGCTGTCGAGCCCACTCCCATCCCTATTGTTGTTCCAAATAAAATGACGAACAAGAGAAAAACGGTCACAACACCGAAAAAAGTGAGCTCCACAACTAAAAAGAGTCCCGAAAAACCAGAACTCGCTACTGCAGTCAGAGCAACTCGTGCCACGAGAAAACGACGAGGAGCTAGTCCAGACATAGAGACTGACGATGCAAATGTGGTGCCCAAGTCTCCCGAGAGAAATGTCACACCATCAGTTCCGGAGAAGAAACGACATATCGATGAAAAAGCGGTAACGATCTCCCCCAGTTCAAAAAGTCGCAATAAGGCGTCTGTAACTTGTGTTTCCGCTGAAGCATCTCTTCCGAAAGAGACAACTTCGACAGGACCTGTGCAAGATGAAGTTGCGCCTCCAAGTGTTAAATTAGTAATTTCGAAGAAGAAAGGAAGCATTTTCAAAAGTCGTGCTTTGGTTAATGAGACAGGTAATAAACGTCATGTGTACAAGCATAAATGGGAGGACGATGATAAGGAAAAGGCAGCTGACAAGTCACCAGAGCCTGCCACTAAAAAGCCTCTAGTAACGGGCAATCATAGTAGTGTGTTGGATGAATTCGATGACTTTGATGGACCAAGCACAACAGAACACAACAAAATATCTGTAACAAAGTCGTTAGCTGAAGAATTTGGCGATGACAAGGATACACAAGAGCCGCTCAAAGAGCGAAAG GGCTCATACATGTTTGTTCGGAATGTTAAAAAAGCACATCAGATGCAAGAGATCGGAGAGTTTCAAGAATTGGATGATGACGTTGAATACATATTAAGTGCTTTGCAAAAAGACAACCCAATGTCTACACGTTGTCTCTCTGCGCTTCAGCTGGCGTCAAAATGCATCACGCCAGCCTTCCGTATGCACGTTCGAGCTCATGgaattgtaacaaaatttttccgttCTTTGCGAGATGCTCCTAGTGATCCGAATTTAGGTTTGTGTACCGCAAccgttttatttgttttgtcgCAAGACACACTTCACATGGATTTGGACCGTGATTCGCTCGAATTAATGCTGAATTTGTTGGACGTGagtaaggaaaaaaagtgtacAGGAGCTAGTTTAAAGCAACTTCAAAAGAACAAGGAAAAGGTTCGTGAGCTGTGTGAAGAAATAAAGAGTCACGGAAAAGCACCACATTTAAATTTGGATAACATTACGATTGGAACGCTGGCAGTTGAGACTTTACTCTCATTAACATCGAAAAGAGCTGGCGAATGGTTCAAGGAAGAGCTACGTAATTTGGGTGGAATTGATCATATAATGAAGACCGTTTGTGATTGTTGCAGAGCCATTTCTGACTACGTAGCAAAATGGACAGAAGACTTGTTAGACAAACTTCGGAAAATCGAGAGATGCCTAAGGGTATTGGAAAATGTTACACAACAAAATGAAGAGAACCAGAAGTATATTATCAAATATAATGACGGAGATGCCATTGATATTCTTGTAAAGTTTTACAAATTATGCGACACGGAAATTTCTCTGTACCCAACTAACGAGACGTCAGCTAAAGATCATCCGGGATGCGTAATTCGCGAGGCCCTTACACCAACActcaaagttttaataaacttaactCACCCATTCAATCACAAAGCAGAGGGAAGCGTTTGTGTCGGCCAACTTCCTGGAATTTTCGATACAAGTCTTCACTTGTTACTACAATCTACAAACTATGTACCCGAAAATTGTGTGTTCGAGATTAGCTTTTTAGTACTGTTACTGTTAATCAACTTGACGACACATTCAGAACTTAATCGAGCACTGATAATGCAAGCTCATGCGCCCACAGATTTTGGAAGTCAATTTGCAAAAACACCAGCAATGAAAGCTCTTGTGGAGTACTTCTACAAGGAGGAGGAACTTGCAACATTAGCTGGGAAAAATACAGATGCCATACTTGATACACCAAAGGAAGCAgcggaaaaattgaaaaagtcgCAGGAAGAAATGGAAGAAACTGTGACCAAGTTGTTACAAAAGGCCGGCAATAACATGGAGCACACAATGTTAGCCAGTTACGTTTGCATACTGATTGGCCATTTAATAATGGAAAACAATGactacaaaaatcaaattcgacACTACTTGCACGACAAAAGCTTCAGTTCGCTTGCAAATATTCTGGATAAGTACTACAACTTTATGAAGTTGACTGGCAGTTCGGAATCATCAGTTGTAGAACACATTAAAAGTACCAAGAAAATCTTAGATTACCTTAAAGAGACAGACTGA
- the LOC134834143 gene encoding uncharacterized protein LOC134834143 isoform X2 gives MKSTKCDDANEYLKLLLNEAATVPVDDSPDYVLELPPFYDEQKFQRAQKMYATNRFACFTSMLVGLLGLLAVPSIFNVLVATKNSSNALRAYRRYMATIFHTVNWFRYDLKPSTECWKSLAKVRKIHFYSSTKTEKMGIGIISQKDMAFTQFAFMGFFVLKRRELGLIYDEYDLDAFCHFWRVLGYMLGIKDEYNICKETFRETEDRLEAIRSQIYRPYIQKCTQDFITMTKDLIEGFWCFNPMLDYDSFMYFVKYLTGIEEYSYWSSTGSRNIKSLNWYSRLILYLLVTVHCVLLDFWIFRMYYNFQILYSEFLIKYFPFLAFYKFGIKESYVRI, from the exons ATGAAATCTACGAAATGCGATG ATGCAAATGAATACCTCAAACTACTTTTGAATGAGGCTGCAACAGTACCAGTAGACGATTCACCGGATTATGTATTGGAATTGCCTCCATTCTATGATGAGCAAAAATTCCAAAG GGCTCAAAAGATGTACGCCACTAATCGGTTTGCATGCTTTACTAGTATGCTCGTTGGATTACTAGGTCTTCTTGCGGTTCCATCTATCTTTAATGTGTTAGTTGCCACTAAAAATTCGTCCAATGCTCTAAGAGCTTATCGTCGTTACATGGCCACCATTTTTCATACTGTTAACTGGTTCAGATATGATTTAAAGCCAAGCACCGAATGTTGGAAATCTCTCGCtaaagttcgaaaaattcacttttattcaagtaccaaaacggaaaaaatggGAATCGGTATAATTTCGCAAAAAGATATGGCATTTACTCAATTTGCATTCATGGGGTTTTTTGTGCTAAAAAGAAGGGAGCTCGGATTAATATATGATGAATATGACCTTGATGCATTTTGTCACTTTTGGCGTGTATTAGGTTACATGTTAGGCATCAAAGATGA GTATAACATTTGCAAAGAAACCTTTAGAGAAACGGAAGATCGTCTAGAGGCAATTCGAAGTCAAATTTATCGACCTTACATTCAAAAATGCACACAAGACTTTATCACCATGACAAAGGACCTCATCGAAGGATTTTGGTGTTTTAACCCCATGCTAGATTACGATTCTTTTATGTATTTTGTAAAGTATCTCACAGGTATCGAAGAGTACTCCTACTGGTCTAGTACAGGCTCAAGAAATATCAAAAGCTTGAATTGGTATAGcagattaattttatatttgttagTAACTGTTCACTGCGTTCTTCTTGATTTTTGGATCTTCCGGATGTACtataactttcaaattttatattcagagtttctcattaaatatttcccttttttagCTTTCTATAAATTTGGTATTAAAGAATCTTACgttagaatttaa
- the LOC134834143 gene encoding uncharacterized protein LOC134834143 isoform X1 encodes MKSTKCDDANEYLKLLLNEAATVPVDDSPDYVLELPPFYDEQKFQRAQKMYATNRFACFTSMLVGLLGLLAVPSIFNVLVATKNSSNALRAYRRYMATIFHTVNWFRYDLKPSTECWKSLAKVRKIHFYSSTKTEKMGIGIISQKDMAFTQFAFMGFFVLKRRELGLIYDEYDLDAFCHFWRVLGYMLGIKDDFLFVRYNICKETFRETEDRLEAIRSQIYRPYIQKCTQDFITMTKDLIEGFWCFNPMLDYDSFMYFVKYLTGIEEYSYWSSTGSRNIKSLNWYSRLILYLLVTVHCVLLDFWIFRMYYNFQILYSEFLIKYFPFLAFYKFGIKESYVRI; translated from the exons ATGAAATCTACGAAATGCGATG ATGCAAATGAATACCTCAAACTACTTTTGAATGAGGCTGCAACAGTACCAGTAGACGATTCACCGGATTATGTATTGGAATTGCCTCCATTCTATGATGAGCAAAAATTCCAAAG GGCTCAAAAGATGTACGCCACTAATCGGTTTGCATGCTTTACTAGTATGCTCGTTGGATTACTAGGTCTTCTTGCGGTTCCATCTATCTTTAATGTGTTAGTTGCCACTAAAAATTCGTCCAATGCTCTAAGAGCTTATCGTCGTTACATGGCCACCATTTTTCATACTGTTAACTGGTTCAGATATGATTTAAAGCCAAGCACCGAATGTTGGAAATCTCTCGCtaaagttcgaaaaattcacttttattcaagtaccaaaacggaaaaaatggGAATCGGTATAATTTCGCAAAAAGATATGGCATTTACTCAATTTGCATTCATGGGGTTTTTTGTGCTAAAAAGAAGGGAGCTCGGATTAATATATGATGAATATGACCTTGATGCATTTTGTCACTTTTGGCGTGTATTAGGTTACATGTTAGGCATCAAAGATGA tTTTCTCTTTGTTAGGTATAACATTTGCAAAGAAACCTTTAGAGAAACGGAAGATCGTCTAGAGGCAATTCGAAGTCAAATTTATCGACCTTACATTCAAAAATGCACACAAGACTTTATCACCATGACAAAGGACCTCATCGAAGGATTTTGGTGTTTTAACCCCATGCTAGATTACGATTCTTTTATGTATTTTGTAAAGTATCTCACAGGTATCGAAGAGTACTCCTACTGGTCTAGTACAGGCTCAAGAAATATCAAAAGCTTGAATTGGTATAGcagattaattttatatttgttagTAACTGTTCACTGCGTTCTTCTTGATTTTTGGATCTTCCGGATGTACtataactttcaaattttatattcagagtttctcattaaatatttcccttttttagCTTTCTATAAATTTGGTATTAAAGAATCTTACgttagaatttaa